Genomic segment of Bdellovibrio bacteriovorus:
CGCCGTCTCCGTCAAAGCGAGCCGACTGATCGATGTAGTAGTTGTCTTGGTAAAGGATCATGCAATTGTCTTCACCCAATTGCTTCTGCAATTCCAAGGCGAAGTGAGTTTTGCCTGATCCGCTGCCACCTGCTACACCGATAATGTAAACGCTCATGCATGAATCCCTATTTGGTTTGAAACAGTCTGTCTCCGGCATCACCCAGGCCCGGGACCAGATATCCCATTTCGTTGACCTGCTCTTCGATGTTGAGCGTGTAGATCTCTACATCGGGGTGGAAGTGTAAAATCCTGTCGAGCCCATGATGGCTGGCGAGAATACTTAAAACCTTCACCTTGCCGACGCCGTAGTTTTTTAAACGATCTATAGCTGCCACAATAGTGTCGGCCGTGGCAATCAAAGGATCACAGAGTATAATTTCTTTATTCTGAACGTCCTGAGGGAGTTTAAAATAGTACTCTACGGTGTTTTGAATAAATTTATCTCTATAAATGCCTATAAAGCCCGTAGAAGCGCGTGGGATCATCGACAGCACAGCGTCCAGCATTCCGTTCCCTGCGCGCATTATAGACACGACGACAGGGGGCTGGATAATGCGTTCTGCAGTGGTCTTAGCAATAGGAGTCTCAATAGGAACAGATTCCAGATGCTTCCAGTCTCGCATGGCCTCATACACTAGGATTTTTGAAATCTCTTTCACGATTTCCCGGAATTCGTGAGAGTACGTATCCTTATCACGAAGATAGCCGAGTTTGTGTTTAAGTAAAGGGTGCTCGATGACTTTGACTTGTGGGTGCATAATTAACTCCAGTTAAAATACGGTTCCGTCGCTCTCAATTTTTAATGGAGGCGAACTGTCTTTTCGAAGGGATCCTGCGGCTTTGCGACCCGCCCACCAGGTGCCCCCTTCAAGAACTTTGGCTAAGGGGAAATCTTCATCAGATTTATTTAATTTTTTACGAACTTCGGCGCCGATTCTATCCAAAAGGGAAATTGTTAACCCTCGCCACTCAATAACCAGATCCGAGTCGGGACGGTGTGGGCGTTGTTGTAATTCATTTTGTTTTAAAGAGATCAGACCCAAATCCAAGAGCAGTCCGCCGTTACGGTATTCAGCAAGTCCCGTTAGCTTTTCGATGCCAGTGATTTCAAAACCCGCCTCCATCAAAGGCTCCATGAGGGAGTAACTCATCCATTGTGAAAGTTTATGAAAAGCCGCAAGTCCTCCGGGGATTTTATCGTAAGACCAGATATCACCTAGATTGGTGGCTCCCACCTTCACTCGTCCGGGCCAGATATCGCCGAAACCATCCAAGACCGCGCGCAGAACTTGGGTTCCTGTTAAAGTGTAACCATAGCGAGTAAGAAGATAGTCTACTAAACCTCCAGGTCGCTCACCCCTGAACAATTCCTTTTTGCGCGCCAAAACTTCACCCAGGTTTTTTAATAGAGCCAGTCGGCCTTCTACTCCTACGAGAGGATTGTCCGGGCGCACTTGAAAGGCCGATCGCAGTGTCTTTTCAGGAAGACTTCGTAATGCCAATGAGTCTACTTGCAGAGGATTAGTGCGATGGCTGGAAAGATGTCCTTGTATAAAAAGATAAAAGCTAGCTACCGCCAGCCCCTCTGAACGAGAGATTTTTTTGCCCGTCAGTCTTTCTTCATACACCCAAGATTCGCCGGCTCCTGCATCGAGCAAAACTGACGTGATCACCAGATCTAGCTTTGTGCGCGCAATTTCTAAAGCATCCTTTTCGGAAAGTTTGGCTTCAAGAATTTTAACCCGGTCCACTTGGCCGGCACGGAAATGGCTCCATCGTGAATGAAAAGGAATATCTAATGTCGGGTACTTATCGCGAATCACCTCGACAACGTAATTCACGACGGCATTCATCTTTTCTGGATGATAATTGAAATGGGTTTTTCCTTCTTCGGTCAGCTTCAAAATTTTTTCGGCACTGTCTCTGATGGCAGACGGCGATAAAAGAAAATCCAAGTCCTTTTCTGTATATGTATGGCTATTCATCGATGGGTCTCCCGATCACTGTTTTAAGTTCTTCAGCAGATTTGCTGGCTTCGGCGGTGAAGTAACCTTTGGCTTTTTTGGCTTCGATCTCAACCTGCGCATCTGGAGGAATCAGGTGGGGAGGAATGCAGACTCGATTGATAACTTCAATCCCGCTTTTTACGATGGCATCGTATTTCATGTTACTCATTGAATGCAGATTGTGAATCTTTGTAATTCCGAAGAAATGCAGGATGTCTGGCATCAACTCTTGGAAACGTGCATCTTCAACTCCTGCAACACACTCGGTGCGATGGAAGTATGTTGCTGCGGAATCGCCGCCTTGCTGACGTTTGCGGGCGTTGTAGACTAAGAACTTGGTGACTTCGCCTAAGGCGCGACCCTCTTTGCGATAGTAGGCGATAATTCCGACGCCTCCTTTTTGAGCGGTGCGTGCAGCATCCTCAATGCCGTAAATCAGGTAGGGGCGGCATGTGCAGATGTCTGATCCAAAGACGTCGGATCCGTTACACTCATCGTGAACACGGCATGTGAGCTCGACTTCCGGCTTCGCTAAATCCTGTGGATTGCCAAAAATATAAACTGTGGTGTTTCCAATAGGTGGCAACATCACCTTTAGATCAGGTCTTGTAACCAGTTCCGGGAACATGCCTCCCGTTTCCTGGAAAAGAATCTTTCGTAATGCACCTTCTTCAACACCCAAACGGTGCGCAATTCCCGGTAAATACCAAACCGGTTCGAAAGCAACCTTCGTAATTTTAATATCTTTGTTTTTCGTGATGATCTTGCCGTCAATGTGCAGGCGTCCCGCAGCGATGGCTTCATTGATTTCGGGAATTTGTAAGTGAGCCTGAGTCACTGCTACTGTTGGACGAATATCGTAGCCCTCTTCAAAGTAATCTTTGAAATGGTGAGGAACATCGAACCCCCATGGGTCGATCGAAACAATTTTTTTCGAATCATACCAAGAAGCATACGGCCCGATCTTCACGGGACTTTCCGTGTTGTGCAGATCTGGCTTATGCAAAGTCGAGTATCTTCCTTTCGCTATCGAAAGAGCTCGGTACACCGTGTAGCTACCACTGTGGGTGCCGATGGCGTTGCGCTTTTTAGGGTCGGTTAACGAGGCAATCACGGGACCGCGCTCTGCTGGTGAAGAAGCGCCCCACTTGATGGGTGGGCTTCCTCGGAATATCTGACTGGAATGTGACGTCAGAATAACGTGCGAAGATCTTTTCATATCAGTCCCTGCTATGACATCCATGTGGTGTCCTCCTGTTTTTCCCATTTCACTGTGACTTTTTTGATGTTGGACCAAAAATCCAAAGAGTGGTGACCGGTGATATCGCCATGTCCAAATTTAGAGGCGTTCACACCGCCAAATGAAAATGGTTCGCGTGGAACGGGGACACCGACGTTGACGCCGACCATGCCCGTGGAAGCCATGCGCACGACTTTTTCGGCCAGGTTGCCATTCGAGGTAAAGACCGAACAGGCATTGCCGTACTCGACGCTGTTTTCAATTTTCATGGCTTCGGAAATATCTTTGCAGCGGATGATGCTTAAGACAGGTCCGAAAAGTTCAATCTTGGCGATTTCACTTTGGGGTGATACGTGGTCGATGATTGTCGGGCCGATCCAGTGACCGCCTTCGTAACCTAAAGGCGGGCGCGCTTTTCTTCCATCTAAAAGAATCTTGGCACCCTCGTATTCTGCTTTAGCGATAGCTTTATTAAGAAAATCCACTTGGCCCCGAGTGATAATCGCGCCCATGTCTTTTCCCAGCTCTAATGACTTGGCTCTTTCAATAATTTTTTGAATGTGTTTATCAACGTCACCGACGGCCAAAAGGACGGCCGCGGCCATGCAGCGCTGTCCAGCGCATCCCGTGAAAGAATCACTGATACCCAAACCAGAAAGCTCCGGATTGGCATCGGGTAAAAGCACGATGTGATTTTTTGCGCCACCTAAAGCAAGCACTCGTTTACCTTGACGAGTCCCGCGCTCGTAAACTTGTTGAGCAATTTTCGTAGAGCCAACAAAGGCAACGGCTTTCACCAAAGGGTGATCGATAATAGCTTCGACGGTTTCTTTTCCGCCTTGAAGTACTTGTAGAAGGCCCGCTGGCAGACCGGCTTCGTGAAAGGCTTCCGCAATTTTCAAAGAAGTGAGTGGAGTTTTTTCAGAAGGTTTCCAAACGTAAGCATTTCCAAGTGTCAGGGCAATGGGCATCGTCCACAGTGGAACCATGGCCGGGAAGTTAAAAGGTGTTATGCTGGCAACAACCCCTAAAGGCTCGCGGCGGTACTCACAAGTGACACCGCGAGAAACTTCGGTCTTGCCTCCTAAATCCATATTTTGCAAAGCGATGGCGAATTCTAAAACTTCGACTCCTTTTAGCAGGCCGGCTTTTCCTTCAGCGAAGCTTTTTCCGGATTCGGCGCTTTTTAAATGGGCGATTTCATCAAGGTCGCGAAGAAGAATCTGCCTAAGATTAAACATCACCTTCGTGCGTTCCTTCATCGGAACGTCGGCCCATTCTTTTTGTGCTTTTGCGGCGGCTTTCACCGCAATTTCGACATCTTCTAAATTAGAATGGTGGAACTCGCCAATTTTGCGCCCGTTGTAGGGGCTGACGATTTCACTTTTAAAGCCAGAGGCTTTTTGGAGTTTGCCAGAGACGAAGTTTCTGCAATCAATAACATAGTCAGGGACTTGTACGTTCATTCTAGTTTCCTTTGCCGGAGCAATAAAAACCAGAATGATTGTTCAATGACGTGTTTATGCCAAATTAAAAGGGTGTACTCTACTTTTTAAGAATGTAATCCAATGAGTGAGCACGCATTTCGAAGTAGTCGGTGACGAACTCTTTAGAGCCTTGAGACTTTAGAACGGTGATATCACTTTGAATTTTTTTAAGCATTGAGTCCTTGTCGAACTTAATTTCTTGTCCGTGGAGATAATAAGCCTGTAGGTGCTTCTCAAGTGAAGATAGGCGCAATAAGACGTCTTTCTCAAAGATATTTAAACCACCTTGAGTGCTCATATATGTTTCAATGTCGGTGCAACGATAGGCAAATTCTTTAAGAATGCAGTCTTTGCGGTCAAGACCGTTGATCTTGCAATTGCGTCCTTCTGACGAGCGATAAAAGTTTAAAATTTCTTCCGTTGTTTGCTCTTGATATGTGGCAGTTGGCATAACGCCGTTCTTAGTAAAACCTTTTTTCTCTTTCAGATACGTGTATCCATGAACCTCAGATAAGAAGGCCGCGGGAAGAAGACGGCCTTTTTGATCCACTCTTCGAAAAGCGACGATGTCGCCAGCCTCGAGTTGATCAAAGGTTACGGGTTTGCACAAAGGAGACTCAATAAGAAAAGCGAATTCACTGCCGAAGGTGTGATGCACACCTTGAGAAAGACCGGCTAAAAGAGTCGACGAGTTCCAGCAGTTAGGGCCTTCTTCGCGTGCAGGGGATTTTTTAAGAAAATCAATACGTCCTTTTAACAGGGCCGCTTTCGTATCTGCATATCCTTTTGATAGGACGGGTGCTTCGGGAGTCATCACTTGCGCTGTCTCAATAAAGAGCTGACGTATTTGTACGGCGGTCAAATGCGGAAGCTCCATCCATACCTTGGCGGCTTCATGAACCATGAAAGGTGTCGCCATCGAAGTTCCGCTGTGGGAAATCAATCCTCCGCCGATGCTGGCAGCAACGACCTTTGTTCCTGGGGCAAGGATATCTACCGTTTTGTGTCCATAGTTGCTGAATTCCGCGATCTTTGCATTTGCCGGAGTGACCTTGCTAAAATCGGGCGCGTCTAAGGCGCCGACCTTCAATACATTCGGCTGTTCAAAGCTGGCTGGGTATTGGCGGTTCTTTCTGTCGTCGATATTCAGGGATTCATTTCCTGCGGCGACCACAAAGAGTGTTTCTGGATTTTCATCAATCATACGGCGATAAGCTTTGATTCCATCGCGAAGTCCCAAGAGGTCTTTAGTGTCCGGTGGAAATCCAATGCTTAAATTCACGATTCGAATTTTGTGCTTTTTAATAAAGGCAGAAATTTTATCGATGTAGCTTGCTTGCGTGTAGTCGCCTGCAAAGCCCACAAGAGCTGCATTCATCAGATCGCCGATTGCGATATGAGCCACATGGGTTCCATGCGAAAGGGGACGATCATCGCGTTGAAAAGCTGTCGAAGACTCGGTGGGAAGTCCGACGTTTTTGACTTGTTCCCAGCCAAAGTTGTCATCCACCCAGCCATTACCGTCATTGTCCTTGCCATCCATAGGATCGTCAGGATTATTCCACCATTTTGTCACCAGCGCTTCATGATTGTAATCAAAACCTGAATCGATGATTCCAATTAAAAATTTATTGGGATTTTCGCGATGACGTTTGTGAAGTCGAATTTCTTCTTCAGACTTCCCTAAAGAGCGTAAACGTTGAACAAGGTCATAGGGTTCATACATTGAGAAACGTGTTTTTACTTTTCCATCGGGCGTGACTTCTATAAAACCCGTTGGTTTTTCATGACGGTCGTTAGAGGCATACGAAAAGGTGATAGAAGAAAGAAGCTCGCCTTTTTCATTTTCATAATCTTTGCCATTCACCCGAAAAGGGGCTTGAGTTTCATAACGCTCAATGAACAGAAGCTTCCGAGGAGCTTCATCGCTATAAATCCACTTGCGAAATAGAATGGATGATTCTGTCTCGCGGTTTTTAGAATCTAAATTTGAAAGCTCTTGCTTAGAAGTGATCTGTCCATAGTCTTCTTTTTCAACCGAAAGATTGATGCGAACGGTGTGACCATTTTCAAGATAGCTGTAACGGGACCAGCCCGAGAATCTTCCGGAAATATCGAAGTGTCGTTCTTCAACAAGCTGTTTATCTTTGAAATAATATTCTTTAGAGACCACTCCATTATCGAACTTCTCTTTGCGGACTTCAAATTCCGCTCGGGCCGTTGTATTTCCCAAAATGAGACACAATGTGAAAATCGCGCGAAGAGCGGAGCATTTCATGGAACACCTCAATAGGGACAAGAGGTGCAACGGAGGTGCCTTTGCAGAAGGAATAGGTTTTCAAAGGGGTGGCATCCTCTGTCAAAAGATATGACAGAGGACCTTGAGCGACACTTAAGAAATTATTTTATCGCGGATTGAACATCCGCTGTCAGATTCTTTGGTTCTTCTTGAGGCGGGTAGCGTTTGATGACTTTTCCATCTTTACCTACTAAGAACTTCGTAAAGTTCCATTTAATCATTTCCGTGCCTAGCAAGCCAGGGGCGGCCTCTTTGATCCATTTGTAGACGGGATCTGCGCTGTCGCCGTTGACGTCCACTTTGGCCATCACTGGAAACTTGACGTTGTAAGTAAGACTGCAGAACTGCTGAATGTCGGCATTGCTGCCAGGCTCTTGCGAACCAAATTGGTTGCAAGGAAATCCCAGAACTATGAAACCTTGATCCTTGAATTTTTCGTACAAGGCTTCAAGGCCCTCGTACTGAGGAGTGAATCCGCATTTGCTGGCGACATTCACAACGAGCACCACTTGCCCTTTGTACTTATCTAAAGAGACGTCAGAACCATCGGCTGCTTTCACGGTGAATGAATGTAATGTCTTTTCCATTGACCACTCCTTAACTGAAATTTTGAATTACTATTCTGTCATGTGTTCTCATGTTGAAACAACTAGAATCATATAAAGCTGTTTATTGCGTGTCGAGGGAAATGCCGATTAAAACTTGCGAACTTCTCTTTATATTACAGAAGTGTGGACCGATAATGAAACCATGGGGACTTGGTATATCTGGATAATCTTCATGGTAGCGATATCCTTTTCGCAAGCGCAAGCGGCAGATCCGTTTTTGGGTTGTGCAGATTACTGTGCAATGCGATTTACGGCAGGCAGCAAGGCTTGGGACAACTGTATAGTTCAAACACAGAATGAAGGTTATTGCGGACGTCCACCAAGTTCATCGACGCCAACAAGTTCGCAGACAAGACAAGAAAATCCGAATCAAAACAACGGAAATAATCAAAACCGAAATCAGAATCAAAACCAAAATCAACAAGGTCAGTGTTATGCGCAGTACGAAAGTTTGCTGCAGCAATGTAACACGCAGATCGACGATACGTCTTACACTTGCGATGAAAAGAATGACTCGGGGATGAATAACGTCGCCAGCACTGCTTCTCAATTGGCTTTGCTAATGGGTCAGCAAACTTCCGCGAGTGTTCAAGCAGCGTGCTCCAGAATGGGTGATCTTTCACAAGCGGCGAGTGGCGCATTGGCGGCTTATCGTCTTACTTGTAGTGAGTCTATGAAGACGTGTCGATCCACGTGCGATTCGGCCGTAGACTATGTGAAGGCGAATCCAAATTGTTTTCCAACCAACTCGGCGACACAGTTAAGTGCGGTGAACGCGCTTTCTCAGGCCCAGTCACGCCGTGATAAGTGTGATAACTTTGAAAGTAAAATGAACGAGGCCCAACAGGCGATTCAGAATTATGGAGCGACGTCAGCGAATGCCACTCAGTGTGGAGAGCAGAATAAAGGGGAAACATCGACGACACCTGATTTCTGTAAATCCACTCCGAACTATCCGGGGTGTAACCCTTCAGCTCCAGTGGATTGTACAAAGCCTGAACTGGCTTCATCCAATAAAGTTTGTATCTGTACGAAAAATCCATTAGATCCTGCGTGTTTTTCCCAACAAAAGACAGCAGATAATTCTCAAGTAGGCAATCTGATCGATTCATCCAGTCGTTTGGCGGCCAATAAAGGCGACGATTTAGGAGGAGATCTTCCGGGATTGCCTGGTATTGAGCACGGCCAACTTCCTTCGGGTGGTTACGGCGATGCTGTTGATGGAGCTCAAGGTGGAGGCGGTACCAGCTTGGGAGGTGGAAGTAGCGGCAGTGGTGGTGGTTATGCAGCCGGATTAGAGGGCGAAGGCAATGCTGCCCGTGACGAAAACTCAGCGAACGTGAATGGTGGCTACTACGGTGGTGGTGGTGGCGGAAGCGGACTCGGTGGCGGTAGCGGTGGCGATGGTCAACCTGGAGTTCGTCAACCGACGGCCGCGGGTGCCGGTGGTGCCGCTGGAAAAAATGGTCCTGACCTACGCCAGTTTTTACCAGGTGGAAAATTTGACCCGCGCATGCGTGGCATTGCGGGAGCTTCGGGCCCTGATGGTATCACGGGACCCCATTCGAATATTTGGCATAAGATCCAAAACAGATATAAGGTGGTCAGCCCTTCGTTGTTACCATATTGAGACGTTTTGAATTGAGATAGTTTATACTTTTGTAAAGTTGTCGATCCCGAGATCCGATAAATGGATCTATGGGAATGAAGTTTTTTGCCGCCGTTTTCTGTTTCTCCTCACTTTTATTAAGTGCTTCACCTTCATTGGCCGGAGAAGCCTGCGGGTCGATGACCTGTCGAGATGACCATTACTGCGAACGCAAAAATAATCTCGTTGGAAAATTAACTGAGACTTGTAAGCCGATCCCCAACTTTGCGGCTACCGATAACACTTCTGGAAATTCATCCCAGGCATTGGCTGAGTGCCGCAGAACCTGTCAGTCTCCCAATGTCTGTAATGCCGATAACAGCGAACGTACGAGCTATTCGTGCCGTGCTCCCGAAGGAAATCGTACCAACGGGAACAATGCTCCGACGTGCAACCAACAATTCCAACAATTGATGCAGGCTTGCACTTCGCAGATCGAAGATACTTCTTACACTTGCGATGAAAAAAATGACTCGGGCATGGCCGAAGTCACAAACACGGCTTCACAGTTGGCATTGCTTATGGGGCAACAAACTTCGGCAAGCATTCAAGCGGCTTGTTCAAAAATGGCGTCTTTATCTCAAGCAGCCAATGCCGCAGTGGCGGCTTATCGTTTGACATGCAGTAACTCTATCGGAAGCTGTAAATCAGCTTGTGGAGCCGCGAAAACTTACGCGCAACAACAGGCGACTTGCTTAAGCGCGGGCAATGCGGCTTTGGCAGTGCAGTTAGCTTCTCAAGCGGACACTGAATTAAAACGCTGTGATAGTTTTGAAAACAAAGTGAACGAAGCCAACCAAGCCATTTCAAATTTTGGTACAACTTCAGCAAATGCCTCACAGTGTGCCGCTTTAACTTCGGGAGAAGAAAAACCAACACCAGAATTCTGTGCCGCAAACCCTACTTATCCAAGTTGCGTAGCTCAGCAAGCCGTGGATTGTACAAATCCAACAATCGCGACGACGAATAAAGTTTGTATCTGCCAGAAAAATCCCATGGATCCAGCTTGCGTGAGCGCGCAAAAAGCGGGTGACGGAGGCTCCGTGGCTTCGATGATTGACTCCTCTTCTCGTGTGGGGGCCAAAGCCGGTGAAGATTCTTTCGGCGGTGATTTAGGTTCCACTCCGCCAATTGAACACGGTCAACTTCCATCTGGCGGTGCCGGTCAAGCTATTGACGGTTCTCAAGGTGGCGGTGGTGGCTCCTTAGGTGGAGGTAGTGGCTCTGGCGGTGGCTCTTACGGATCTGCTGGAGGCGGTGGCGCCGCGAGTGAAGACGGTGCCAACGTGAATGGTGGATTTTACGGCGGCGGCGGTGGTGGTCGTTCGTATGCAGGTGGCGGCGGCTCTGGCGAAGGTGGGCCTGGCGGAATTCCTGGTGCGCCAGGTTCGGGTGTCCCAGGGGCCAATGGACCTGACTTAAGAAAGTTTCTTCCGGGCGGTCAGTTTGACCCAAGACTGCGCGGAGTTGCAGGTACTGCGGGCCCAGACGGGATCACGGGACCGCATTCAAATATTTGGATGAAAATCCAAAACCGTTACAAGGTGATGGTGCCTTCCTTATTGCCTTAGGAAAAAATCTGAACAAATAAAAAAAGGGAAGAGTCATCTTCCCTTTTTTATTTTGTCTGTATGATTCGTTTAGATAAGCTGATGCAAGCTTTCAATTACTTGCTTTCTTAAAGGAGCGTCGACCAGAACCGTGACACTCATCGCGCTCATCATCAATTTGCGCGTTTCTAATTTTTTATCTGATAAAGCATTTAAAACTTTTTGCGTGATCTCAGGCGATGTTGCTCCCGTGCACGTCAAAGTCACTGTGGAAAAATCTGTGGGCAGAAGCGTGAACTGAGCGTGATTCTGAAGTTCTTTCTTAATGGCAGAGATGATTTCAGAAGGGCCTGTTAGCAACATTTCTGTTTTATCTAGATTCATTTCGTAGTGCAGAAGCTGAGGGAACGGAATCTGCTTTTCATCAAAAAGAACTTGAAGGTCTTTAAGGGCTTTCGCCGGATTTTTTTCCTTACTTAAAATTCCAACAACTGTTTCATGAGAGTTTAAAGAAAGAGCTTTGCAGGATTCAAACATATTCAATCCTTTTTTAACGAGTGTTCCGTCAGAAGTTTTATTAGAAGCAGGGCCGATATACAAAGTCACATCGCGAAGTTTCGCAAGCTCTACCGAACGGTAGTGCAGAACTTTGGCGCCCCAGAAAGTCATATCCATCAATTGATCATAGCTAAGCTCTTGAATGGGCTTTGCCGCTTTAACGACATTTGGGTCCGCCGTAAACACCG
This window contains:
- a CDS encoding DUF1688 family protein, producing MNSHTYTEKDLDFLLSPSAIRDSAEKILKLTEEGKTHFNYHPEKMNAVVNYVVEVIRDKYPTLDIPFHSRWSHFRAGQVDRVKILEAKLSEKDALEIARTKLDLVITSVLLDAGAGESWVYEERLTGKKISRSEGLAVASFYLFIQGHLSSHRTNPLQVDSLALRSLPEKTLRSAFQVRPDNPLVGVEGRLALLKNLGEVLARKKELFRGERPGGLVDYLLTRYGYTLTGTQVLRAVLDGFGDIWPGRVKVGATNLGDIWSYDKIPGGLAAFHKLSQWMSYSLMEPLMEAGFEITGIEKLTGLAEYRNGGLLLDLGLISLKQNELQQRPHRPDSDLVIEWRGLTISLLDRIGAEVRKKLNKSDEDFPLAKVLEGGTWWAGRKAAGSLRKDSSPPLKIESDGTVF
- a CDS encoding aspartate kinase, which translates into the protein MKPLIVQKYGGATLADPEKIKSVAARVASQSKENSLIVVVSAMGKTTNSLIDLANQVSAHPQRREMDMLLTVGERISMSLMSMALNDLGCPAISFTGSQAGIFTDDSHVNAFIKDVKPMRVEESLKTDKVVILAGFQGVSPVTKEITTLGRGGSDTSAVAMAAAFNAERCEILKDVPAVFTADPNVVKAAKPIQELSYDQLMDMTFWGAKVLHYRSVELAKLRDVTLYIGPASNKTSDGTLVKKGLNMFESCKALSLNSHETVVGILSKEKNPAKALKDLQVLFDEKQIPFPQLLHYEMNLDKTEMLLTGPSEIISAIKKELQNHAQFTLLPTDFSTVTLTCTGATSPEITQKVLNALSDKKLETRKLMMSAMSVTVLVDAPLRKQVIESLHQLI
- a CDS encoding GTP cyclohydrolase II, coding for MKRSSHVILTSHSSQIFRGSPPIKWGASSPAERGPVIASLTDPKKRNAIGTHSGSYTVYRALSIAKGRYSTLHKPDLHNTESPVKIGPYASWYDSKKIVSIDPWGFDVPHHFKDYFEEGYDIRPTVAVTQAHLQIPEINEAIAAGRLHIDGKIITKNKDIKITKVAFEPVWYLPGIAHRLGVEEGALRKILFQETGGMFPELVTRPDLKVMLPPIGNTTVYIFGNPQDLAKPEVELTCRVHDECNGSDVFGSDICTCRPYLIYGIEDAARTAQKGGVGIIAYYRKEGRALGEVTKFLVYNARKRQQGGDSAATYFHRTECVAGVEDARFQELMPDILHFFGITKIHNLHSMSNMKYDAIVKSGIEVINRVCIPPHLIPPDAQVEIEAKKAKGYFTAEASKSAEELKTVIGRPIDE
- a CDS encoding S8 family serine peptidase, coding for MKCSALRAIFTLCLILGNTTARAEFEVRKEKFDNGVVSKEYYFKDKQLVEERHFDISGRFSGWSRYSYLENGHTVRINLSVEKEDYGQITSKQELSNLDSKNRETESSILFRKWIYSDEAPRKLLFIERYETQAPFRVNGKDYENEKGELLSSITFSYASNDRHEKPTGFIEVTPDGKVKTRFSMYEPYDLVQRLRSLGKSEEEIRLHKRHRENPNKFLIGIIDSGFDYNHEALVTKWWNNPDDPMDGKDNDGNGWVDDNFGWEQVKNVGLPTESSTAFQRDDRPLSHGTHVAHIAIGDLMNAALVGFAGDYTQASYIDKISAFIKKHKIRIVNLSIGFPPDTKDLLGLRDGIKAYRRMIDENPETLFVVAAGNESLNIDDRKNRQYPASFEQPNVLKVGALDAPDFSKVTPANAKIAEFSNYGHKTVDILAPGTKVVAASIGGGLISHSGTSMATPFMVHEAAKVWMELPHLTAVQIRQLFIETAQVMTPEAPVLSKGYADTKAALLKGRIDFLKKSPAREEGPNCWNSSTLLAGLSQGVHHTFGSEFAFLIESPLCKPVTFDQLEAGDIVAFRRVDQKGRLLPAAFLSEVHGYTYLKEKKGFTKNGVMPTATYQEQTTEEILNFYRSSEGRNCKINGLDRKDCILKEFAYRCTDIETYMSTQGGLNIFEKDVLLRLSSLEKHLQAYYLHGQEIKFDKDSMLKKIQSDITVLKSQGSKEFVTDYFEMRAHSLDYILKK
- the mmsA gene encoding CoA-acylating methylmalonate-semialdehyde dehydrogenase, with the translated sequence MNVQVPDYVIDCRNFVSGKLQKASGFKSEIVSPYNGRKIGEFHHSNLEDVEIAVKAAAKAQKEWADVPMKERTKVMFNLRQILLRDLDEIAHLKSAESGKSFAEGKAGLLKGVEVLEFAIALQNMDLGGKTEVSRGVTCEYRREPLGVVASITPFNFPAMVPLWTMPIALTLGNAYVWKPSEKTPLTSLKIAEAFHEAGLPAGLLQVLQGGKETVEAIIDHPLVKAVAFVGSTKIAQQVYERGTRQGKRVLALGGAKNHIVLLPDANPELSGLGISDSFTGCAGQRCMAAAVLLAVGDVDKHIQKIIERAKSLELGKDMGAIITRGQVDFLNKAIAKAEYEGAKILLDGRKARPPLGYEGGHWIGPTIIDHVSPQSEIAKIELFGPVLSIIRCKDISEAMKIENSVEYGNACSVFTSNGNLAEKVVRMASTGMVGVNVGVPVPREPFSFGGVNASKFGHGDITGHHSLDFWSNIKKVTVKWEKQEDTTWMS
- the upp gene encoding uracil phosphoribosyltransferase, which encodes MHPQVKVIEHPLLKHKLGYLRDKDTYSHEFREIVKEISKILVYEAMRDWKHLESVPIETPIAKTTAERIIQPPVVVSIMRAGNGMLDAVLSMIPRASTGFIGIYRDKFIQNTVEYYFKLPQDVQNKEIILCDPLIATADTIVAAIDRLKNYGVGKVKVLSILASHHGLDRILHFHPDVEIYTLNIEEQVNEMGYLVPGLGDAGDRLFQTK
- a CDS encoding glutathione peroxidase — translated: MEKTLHSFTVKAADGSDVSLDKYKGQVVLVVNVASKCGFTPQYEGLEALYEKFKDQGFIVLGFPCNQFGSQEPGSNADIQQFCSLTYNVKFPVMAKVDVNGDSADPVYKWIKEAAPGLLGTEMIKWNFTKFLVGKDGKVIKRYPPQEEPKNLTADVQSAIK